The following proteins are co-located in the Flectobacillus major DSM 103 genome:
- a CDS encoding DUF475 domain-containing protein produces the protein MDFLREILGNDLGKAFLIIGNLVLIESLLSVDNAAVLATMVMDLPKEKREKALKYGIIGAYIFRGICLLFAAMLVKVWWLKPLGGLYLLYLCYDYFKTESTPSHEDDILNKKENWIYKHTIGRFGIFWSTVIMVEIMDLAFSIDNVFAAVAFTDNIYLIWIGVFIGILAMRFVAQAFVRLMEKYPFLETSAFVVIGVLGLKLTFSAACHLFPQISICEFLEGETADSYISILTVAIFVVPILTSTFLNFPKHEK, from the coding sequence ATGGATTTTTTAAGAGAAATATTAGGAAACGATTTAGGAAAAGCATTTTTAATTATTGGTAATTTAGTTCTAATAGAAAGCCTTCTTTCAGTAGATAATGCCGCAGTACTTGCTACAATGGTAATGGACTTGCCCAAAGAAAAACGAGAAAAAGCCTTAAAATATGGTATTATTGGTGCTTATATTTTCCGCGGTATTTGTCTTTTGTTTGCAGCCATGTTAGTAAAAGTTTGGTGGCTCAAACCTCTCGGCGGGCTTTATTTGCTTTATTTATGCTACGATTATTTCAAAACAGAAAGTACTCCTAGCCACGAAGATGATATTCTGAACAAAAAAGAAAATTGGATTTATAAACATACAATTGGGCGTTTTGGCATTTTTTGGTCTACTGTTATTATGGTAGAAATCATGGATTTGGCCTTCTCTATCGACAATGTTTTTGCGGCTGTTGCTTTTACCGACAATATTTACTTGATTTGGATTGGTGTATTTATTGGTATTTTGGCCATGCGTTTTGTAGCTCAGGCTTTTGTAAGGCTTATGGAAAAATACCCTTTTCTCGAAACTTCGGCTTTTGTGGTTATTGGGGTATTGGGCTTAAAACTAACGTTTTCGGCCGCATGCCATTTGTTCCCACAAATTAGTATCTGCGAATTTTTGGAAGGCGAAACAGCCGATTCTTATATCTCAATTTTGACAGTAGCTATTTTTGTCGTTCCAATTCTAACATCAACATTCCTGAATTTCCCCAAACACGAAAAATAG
- a CDS encoding SRPBCC family protein: protein MEIFTTIILGLLALIALLLLIALFLKTEYAVERSIIIHQPKQVVFDFIKLLKNQDTFSKWATLDPNMKKEYRGIDGTVGFIAAWDSSNQKVGKGEQEITAVLDGEYLTTDLRFFKPFDGIAKAKMETISISTTQTKVQWHFDSQIKYPFNLLLPLMKMDKMIGHELSIGLKNLKHILEHN from the coding sequence ATGGAAATTTTTACCACTATTATTTTGGGCTTATTGGCTCTTATTGCTTTACTACTTCTTATTGCCCTATTTCTCAAAACAGAATATGCAGTTGAACGAAGTATTATTATTCACCAACCCAAACAGGTTGTTTTTGACTTCATCAAACTTCTCAAAAACCAAGATACTTTTAGTAAATGGGCTACCCTAGACCCCAATATGAAAAAGGAATATCGAGGAATAGATGGCACTGTGGGCTTTATTGCAGCTTGGGATAGCTCAAACCAAAAGGTAGGAAAAGGGGAACAAGAAATCACAGCGGTATTGGACGGTGAATACCTAACTACCGACTTGCGTTTTTTTAAGCCTTTTGATGGAATAGCCAAAGCCAAAATGGAAACAATTAGTATATCGACCACACAAACCAAAGTTCAATGGCATTTTGATAGCCAAATCAAATATCCATTCAACTTGCTGTTGCCTTTGATGAAAATGGATAAAATGATTGGCCACGAACTTTCGATAGGGCTAAAAAACCTTAAACATATTCTTGAACATAATTAG
- a CDS encoding DUF6443 domain-containing protein translates to MKHSTFYSRLWSLVLLLVFSQLPLWAQVTPSSTKSYVLEQVPRVPLTSLSNATPYSQVQTSISYVDGLGRPLQTVIVRGSADGQQDIVTNTAVYDNFGRQVKTFLPTPNSSTGGAYLPNPQALASAFYNDNAPFSSVNSFDNSPLNRPVEQYGVGQAWRTATKSVSVQYKVAPANSVIYFQAGLYGVGASSSNFAANNLATSKSYEFAGITAANGLSINPSLRYYESHDLSMTITTNERGKKLTEYKDPQNRLIRKDVEVSADTILTTHYVYDIFERLAYVIPPETYLLFSNSKLSLSESETAFTEGMYAYRYDERGRLIRKHIPGMGWTSIVYDKLDRPVMTQDPQEAAQSPKQWQFTKYDALGRTIMAGITTSYNSSDRDVLQTAFNAITTPYEERGTAQLAYTKQSFPSSANPSDAEVMKVQYYDTYDWIPTGLGNQLSTDDDPAFSTTQMDGQLTGGKERNLSTNDWYASTLYYDYRLRLVNQNSDNHLGGKEHLNMHYNFVGEVLRVRKSHDTGTSASLITETSEYSYDHIGRKKSYIHGINGAKQQLATYQYDAIGRLIQKQLRPSNNLVSQQSGNWSDASTWSGNLPTLSDFVTINTGHHVAIPSNTIVNAGSLLNKGTLDMATTSQLNLGILVPSGNATALQSVDYTYHIRGGLKGINLDASGNVALSNGDLFAMKLGYEEDGTYYDGNIRKQEWKTSLDNLSRSFTYRYDGANRIKAGVYQGGKTGEDYSLKNVTYDNNGNIKNLVRNGLKTNNNFGVIDNLAYTYLANSNKVQAVTDNSNETASFSAGGVPHAAGTTDYTYSSDGSLISDANKGISLIEYNYLKLPKRIVKGSTTIVYQYSASGKKLKETIGTNVTDYVGNLIYRNSVVYQLANDEGRVVNGTYEYDIKDHLGSLRVSFKDSVGIAKTTQESHTGVWGEELPSLSYKNTPNLDNFKFTGKENLPETGYTDFGARWYDNIVPRFISIDPLAEISRRWSPYAYAFVNPLRFIDPDGMATRDVFGNTTFDGYVGDDGNGNYHGETEPVKGKTTVNNNKGKGTKAKAVSATVVAGTAIMAGRTGIGWSLGEGAVALGEGAVGVSGWGLVALGVGYLMSITPSIDAAGDIADAGTKTEKKETITLFRGVNRSYMAQYILARQGIAIPRGGHDSPRQHSVGNTDSIFTSWSTEPNVAAWRAKADGVILKIQMQIGDPRLLPNIFAKYPGEQEFLIMGIIRGAQVLKSWDTGTWNPTQIK, encoded by the coding sequence ATGAAACATTCTACTTTCTATTCTCGCTTGTGGTCGCTAGTCTTATTACTAGTGTTCTCACAATTACCACTTTGGGCTCAAGTAACTCCAAGTAGTACTAAAAGTTATGTATTAGAACAAGTGCCACGAGTTCCCTTAACAAGCCTAAGCAATGCAACTCCCTATTCACAGGTGCAAACGAGTATCAGCTATGTGGATGGCTTGGGAAGACCCTTGCAGACGGTCATTGTTAGGGGGTCAGCCGATGGGCAACAGGATATTGTGACTAATACGGCTGTTTACGATAATTTTGGCAGACAGGTGAAAACTTTTTTACCTACACCCAATTCAAGTACTGGAGGAGCATACCTACCCAATCCTCAAGCATTGGCGAGTGCCTTCTATAACGACAATGCTCCATTTTCTAGCGTAAATTCCTTTGACAATAGCCCTCTGAATCGTCCTGTAGAACAGTATGGTGTAGGGCAAGCATGGCGAACGGCTACTAAATCGGTTAGCGTACAATACAAAGTTGCTCCTGCCAATTCGGTGATTTATTTCCAAGCAGGGTTGTATGGTGTAGGGGCGAGTAGTAGCAATTTTGCTGCGAACAATTTAGCTACTTCTAAAAGTTATGAGTTTGCAGGAATTACGGCTGCAAATGGCTTGAGTATTAATCCGTCTTTACGCTATTATGAGTCGCATGACCTAAGTATGACCATTACCACGAACGAACGAGGTAAAAAACTAACTGAATACAAAGACCCTCAAAATAGATTGATTCGCAAAGATGTAGAGGTAAGTGCGGATACCATCCTCACGACGCATTATGTCTATGATATTTTTGAGCGTTTGGCTTACGTCATTCCTCCTGAAACCTACTTGCTCTTTAGTAATAGTAAATTAAGTTTATCAGAAAGTGAGACGGCTTTTACAGAGGGGATGTACGCTTATCGGTACGACGAACGGGGACGCCTAATTCGTAAGCATATTCCTGGCATGGGTTGGACTTCTATCGTTTATGATAAACTCGATAGGCCTGTTATGACACAAGACCCACAGGAAGCAGCACAAAGCCCTAAGCAATGGCAATTTACCAAGTATGATGCACTGGGAAGAACCATTATGGCAGGAATTACCACAAGCTACAATAGTAGTGATAGAGATGTTCTTCAAACGGCATTTAATGCCATAACTACGCCTTATGAAGAACGAGGAACTGCTCAATTAGCCTACACAAAGCAGAGCTTTCCCTCAAGTGCCAATCCAAGCGATGCCGAAGTGATGAAAGTGCAGTATTATGATACCTACGATTGGATTCCTACAGGATTGGGTAATCAGTTAAGCACCGACGACGACCCTGCCTTTAGTACTACTCAAATGGATGGACAACTAACGGGTGGAAAGGAACGAAATCTAAGTACGAACGATTGGTATGCAAGTACCCTGTATTATGACTATCGTTTACGCCTAGTCAATCAAAATAGTGATAACCATTTAGGAGGAAAAGAACACCTCAATATGCACTATAATTTTGTAGGGGAAGTCCTTCGGGTTCGTAAAAGCCATGATACAGGAACGTCGGCAAGTTTGATTACAGAAACCTCAGAATACAGTTATGACCATATAGGACGTAAGAAAAGCTACATTCACGGAATTAATGGAGCAAAACAACAATTAGCAACCTATCAATACGATGCCATTGGAAGATTGATTCAGAAACAGCTCCGTCCTAGCAATAATCTTGTAAGCCAACAATCAGGTAATTGGTCAGATGCTTCGACGTGGTCAGGTAATTTGCCCACCCTCTCTGATTTTGTGACCATCAATACAGGGCATCATGTCGCTATCCCTAGCAACACGATAGTAAATGCAGGTAGCTTACTGAACAAAGGAACATTAGATATGGCTACTACTTCCCAACTAAATTTGGGAATATTAGTGCCTAGTGGCAACGCCACAGCCTTACAAAGTGTGGACTATACCTACCACATTAGAGGGGGATTAAAGGGAATTAACTTGGATGCTTCGGGTAATGTAGCTCTCAGTAATGGCGATTTGTTTGCCATGAAACTGGGCTACGAAGAAGATGGCACATATTATGATGGAAATATCCGAAAACAAGAATGGAAAACCTCACTTGATAACCTGAGCCGTTCCTTTACCTATCGTTACGATGGAGCAAATCGAATTAAAGCAGGGGTATATCAGGGTGGCAAAACGGGCGAAGATTATAGTTTGAAAAATGTTACCTACGACAATAATGGAAACATTAAAAACCTTGTTCGTAATGGATTAAAGACCAACAACAACTTTGGAGTTATTGATAATTTGGCTTATACTTACCTAGCAAATTCCAATAAGGTTCAAGCAGTAACGGACAATTCCAATGAAACAGCGAGCTTTAGTGCGGGAGGCGTACCTCATGCCGCTGGCACAACGGATTATACCTACTCTTCGGACGGCTCTTTAATCAGCGATGCCAATAAAGGAATTTCACTGATTGAATACAATTATTTGAAATTGCCCAAGAGAATTGTTAAAGGAAGTACGACAATTGTATATCAATACAGTGCTAGTGGCAAAAAGCTAAAAGAGACCATTGGTACTAACGTGACTGATTACGTAGGGAATTTGATATACAGAAATAGTGTAGTCTATCAACTTGCAAACGATGAAGGGCGTGTGGTCAATGGTACGTATGAGTACGATATAAAAGACCATTTAGGCAGCCTTAGGGTAAGTTTCAAAGATTCTGTAGGAATAGCCAAAACAACCCAAGAAAGCCATACAGGAGTGTGGGGAGAAGAATTGCCAAGCCTAAGCTACAAGAATACACCCAATTTAGATAACTTTAAGTTTACAGGTAAAGAAAATCTACCCGAAACTGGCTACACCGATTTTGGAGCAAGATGGTATGATAATATTGTGCCTAGATTTATTTCTATTGACCCTTTAGCCGAAATCTCAAGAAGGTGGTCGCCTTATGCCTATGCCTTTGTTAATCCATTAAGATTTATCGACCCTGATGGAATGGCAACCAGAGATGTTTTTGGAAACACTACTTTTGATGGCTATGTCGGCGATGATGGGAATGGTAATTATCACGGAGAAACTGAGCCTGTCAAGGGGAAAACAACTGTAAATAATAACAAAGGGAAAGGTACTAAAGCCAAAGCCGTAAGTGCTACCGTTGTTGCTGGTACTGCAATTATGGCTGGTAGAACAGGGATAGGTTGGTCATTAGGAGAAGGTGCTGTTGCATTAGGGGAAGGAGCTGTTGGTGTTTCTGGATGGGGATTGGTAGCCCTAGGAGTGGGTTATCTGATGTCGATTACTCCTAGTATAGATGCTGCAGGTGATATAGCTGATGCTGGAACGAAAACAGAAAAAAAGGAAACAATAACATTATTTAGGGGAGTAAATAGGAGTTATATGGCTCAATATATATTGGCAAGACAAGGAATTGCAATCCCAAGAGGTGGACATGACTCTCCAAGACAACACAGTGTAGGCAATACTGATAGTATTTTTACATCTTGGTCTACTGAACCGAATGTTGCGGCATGGAGGGCAAAAGCAGATGGTGTTATACTGAAAATACAAATGCAAATTGGAGATCCTAGATTATTACCTAATATTTTTGCTAAATATCCTGGTGAACAGGAATTTTTGATTATGGGTATAATTAGAGGAGCTCAGGTACTAAAATCATGGGATACAGGAACATGGAATCCAACACAAATCAAATAA
- a CDS encoding RHS repeat-associated core domain-containing protein has translation MAFLLNQNTPNLDNFKFTGKENLPETGYTDFGARWYDNIVPRFISIDPLAEISKRWSPYAYTYDNPLRFIDPDGMGVRNVYGINTYDGYVGDDGNGNYQGTVPKAKGVNLSKITNIKNVLSGKEFKDFYDNKKWIFFHKQCAEHSREQVKEGNNGDSFTPAQAKLRINMYEDKKRQQELQSPVDIQKGVDLIIDNLKKGRAVMAGVMYNSQKNTGNANAATNHFITIVGAGIDDTHRPYFSYYDNYGGDDSITPAIRKAIGTNLNENRFYYDSNANQFVDSKTVLGKYVMTEVRPNIDDE, from the coding sequence TTGGCATTTTTATTGAATCAGAATACACCCAATTTAGATAACTTTAAGTTTACAGGTAAAGAAAATCTACCCGAAACTGGCTACACCGATTTTGGAGCAAGATGGTATGATAATATTGTGCCTAGATTTATTTCTATTGACCCTTTAGCCGAAATCTCAAAAAGGTGGTCGCCTTATGCTTACACATACGATAATCCACTCCGCTTTATCGACCCTGATGGAATGGGAGTTAGAAATGTCTATGGAATAAACACCTACGATGGCTATGTCGGCGATGATGGGAATGGTAATTATCAGGGAACCGTTCCAAAAGCAAAAGGAGTTAATCTATCTAAAATCACGAATATTAAGAATGTGCTTTCTGGTAAAGAATTTAAAGATTTCTACGATAATAAAAAGTGGATATTTTTTCATAAGCAGTGTGCTGAACATAGTAGAGAACAAGTCAAGGAAGGAAATAATGGTGATTCTTTTACTCCTGCACAAGCAAAATTAAGAATAAATATGTACGAAGATAAAAAAAGACAACAGGAATTACAAAGCCCTGTAGATATTCAAAAAGGTGTCGATTTAATTATTGATAATTTGAAAAAAGGTAGAGCTGTAATGGCTGGAGTTATGTATAATAGTCAAAAAAATACAGGAAATGCTAATGCCGCCACAAACCATTTTATCACTATCGTAGGAGCAGGAATTGATGATACTCATAGACCGTATTTTAGCTATTATGACAATTATGGAGGTGATGATAGTATTACTCCTGCAATAAGAAAGGCTATCGGAACAAATCTTAATGAGAACCGCTTTTATTATGACTCCAATGCTAATCAATTTGTAGATTCAAAAACCGTATTGGGTAAATATGTAATGACAGAAGTCCGACCTAATATAGATGATGAGTAG
- a CDS encoding RHS repeat-associated core domain-containing protein gives MYSLPSNNELVSFKDSVGIAKTTQESHTGVWGEELPSLSYKNTPNLDNFKFTGKENLPKTGCTDFGARLYDNLVPRFISIDPLAEISRRWSPYAYAFVNPLRFIDPDGMATRDVFGNTTFDGYVGDDGNGNYQGETEPVKGKTTVNNNKGKGTKAKAVSATVVVGTAIMAGRTGITTEEKGTEAASSLTIGWSIALAEPSPVGEAVMGVATIGVGILYTCNIRNS, from the coding sequence TTGTACTCACTGCCTAGTAATAACGAATTGGTAAGTTTCAAAGATTCTGTAGGAATAGCCAAGACAACCCAAGAAAGCCATACAGGAGTGTGGGGAGAAGAATTGCCAAGCCTAAGCTACAAGAATACACCCAATTTAGATAACTTTAAGTTTACAGGTAAAGAAAATCTACCCAAAACTGGCTGCACCGATTTTGGAGCAAGGCTATACGACAATCTAGTTCCTAGATTTATTTCTATTGACCCTTTAGCCGAAATCTCAAGAAGGTGGTCGCCTTATGCCTATGCCTTTGTCAATCCACTAAGATTTATCGACCCTGATGGAATGGCAACCAGAGATGTTTTTGGAAACACTACTTTTGATGGCTATGTCGGCGATGATGGGAATGGTAATTATCAGGGAGAAACTGAGCCTGTTAAGGGAAAAACAACTGTAAATAATAACAAAGGGAAAGGTACTAAAGCCAAAGCCGTAAGTGCTACCGTTGTTGTTGGTACTGCAATTATGGCTGGTAGGACTGGGATAACCACAGAAGAAAAAGGCACAGAAGCTGCAAGCTCATTAACAATCGGCTGGAGTATTGCTCTTGCAGAGCCATCTCCAGTTGGAGAAGCTGTTATGGGAGTAGCTACCATTGGTGTAGGTATCTTATACACTTGCAACATCAGGAATAGCTGA
- a CDS encoding RHS repeat domain-containing protein, translated as MAFLLNQNTPNLDNFKFTGKENIPETGYTDFGARLYDNLVPRFISIDPLAEISKRWSPYAYAFVNPLRFIDPDGMKKRITNSLITLSPMDIPIRQVKATQVHQE; from the coding sequence TTGGCATTTTTATTGAATCAGAATACACCCAATTTAGATAACTTTAAGTTTACAGGTAAAGAAAACATACCCGAAACTGGCTACACCGATTTTGGAGCAAGACTATACGACAATCTAGTTCCTAGATTTATTTCTATTGACCCTTTAGCCGAAATCTCAAAAAGGTGGTCACCTTATGCCTATGCCTTTGTTAATCCATTAAGATTTATCGACCCTGATGGAATGAAGAAGCGAATCACGAACTCCCTAATTACACTTTCTCCAATGGATATACCAATCAGACAAGTCAAAGCAACACAGGTGCATCAGGAATAA
- the tenA gene encoding thiaminase II produces MKWSEKAWEQSNYIYEEIIKMPFIESLIKGTLPLDRFQFYIEQDSIYLAHFGRTLSLIAARANDTGHVLDFIRFAEGAIVVENALHAGYFKQFEIEGKASISPTCHHYTSFLLSTASLAQVEVAMAAVLPCFWIYKKVGDYIYQQKQVQNNPYQTWIDTYAGEDFGILVAKAIGICDTVAEQCTPQQQNKMLVAFEKACHLEWQFWHSAWHLERWDTFK; encoded by the coding sequence ATGAAATGGAGTGAAAAAGCGTGGGAACAGTCCAACTATATTTATGAAGAAATCATCAAAATGCCTTTTATAGAATCGTTGATTAAAGGCACTTTGCCACTAGATAGGTTTCAGTTTTATATTGAACAAGATTCTATTTATCTGGCACATTTTGGCCGAACCTTATCATTGATTGCAGCCCGTGCCAACGATACAGGTCATGTATTAGATTTTATTCGTTTTGCCGAAGGAGCTATTGTTGTTGAAAATGCTTTGCATGCAGGATATTTCAAGCAATTTGAAATAGAAGGAAAAGCCTCTATTTCGCCAACCTGTCATCACTATACCAGTTTTTTATTAAGTACCGCCTCGTTGGCTCAGGTAGAAGTAGCTATGGCCGCAGTGTTACCTTGTTTTTGGATATATAAAAAAGTTGGCGATTATATTTATCAGCAAAAGCAAGTACAAAATAATCCATACCAAACATGGATAGATACCTATGCAGGCGAAGACTTTGGTATATTGGTCGCCAAAGCTATAGGGATTTGTGACACCGTTGCCGAGCAGTGTACACCTCAACAGCAAAATAAAATGCTAGTAGCTTTTGAAAAAGCCTGTCATTTAGAATGGCAATTCTGGCATAGTGCTTGGCATTTAGAACGCTGGGATACATTTAAGTAA
- the thiD gene encoding bifunctional hydroxymethylpyrimidine kinase/phosphomethylpyrimidine kinase, translated as MKKYIPVLTIAGSDSGGGAGIQADLKTFSALGCFGTSAITAITVQNTLGVRAIHSIPTDIVAGQIRAVMDDIRPRAIKIGMIHRADLAVEIANVLKNYPEVPVVFDPVMVATSGDKLIENETVLALEEYLFPLAKLITPNLDEATILAKMPIANIDEMKKAAAAILAKGSSAVLVKGGHLLGETLYDVYLDKTGHEHIITSKAIATTNTHGTGCTLSSAIAAFLAQGFGLIEAIMAASEYIHRAIEAGKEVKTGAGHGPLNHFFNPLKLIVDEME; from the coding sequence ATGAAAAAATATATTCCAGTATTAACCATTGCAGGTTCAGACAGTGGAGGAGGGGCAGGCATTCAGGCCGATTTAAAAACCTTTTCGGCTTTGGGTTGTTTTGGTACGTCGGCTATTACGGCTATTACCGTTCAAAATACCCTTGGAGTACGAGCTATCCATAGTATTCCTACCGATATTGTGGCTGGGCAGATTAGGGCTGTTATGGACGATATTCGGCCACGTGCTATCAAAATAGGAATGATTCATCGTGCCGATTTGGCCGTTGAAATAGCTAATGTTCTCAAAAACTACCCCGAAGTGCCAGTGGTTTTTGACCCTGTAATGGTAGCCACCAGTGGCGATAAACTGATTGAAAATGAAACCGTTTTGGCTTTGGAAGAATACCTATTTCCACTAGCAAAACTCATAACGCCCAATTTGGACGAAGCTACTATTTTGGCCAAAATGCCTATTGCCAATATTGATGAAATGAAAAAAGCTGCGGCCGCTATTTTAGCCAAAGGTTCATCAGCAGTCTTGGTAAAAGGTGGACATCTGCTTGGCGAAACCCTTTACGACGTATATCTCGACAAAACGGGTCATGAACACATTATTACAAGTAAGGCTATCGCAACCACCAATACACACGGCACAGGCTGTACGTTATCGTCGGCGATTGCAGCATTTTTGGCACAAGGTTTTGGCCTTATAGAGGCTATTATGGCAGCTAGCGAGTATATTCATCGGGCTATCGAGGCAGGGAAAGAGGTAAAAACAGGAGCAGGACATGGGCCATTGAATCATTTTTTTAACCCTTTAAAACTTATTGTCGATGAAATGGAGTGA
- the thiE gene encoding thiamine phosphate synthase has protein sequence MNRLEFPYRLYLVTNQEACLGRDLVKVTEEAVKGGVDLVQLREKNLDDKQFLVKALQLKEMLNQYNVPLIINDNLWVAQQCYAEGIHVGNNDMPPHQIRHRWNDVGILGYSIEYEKQLALPDAELSDYLALSPVFATPTKNDTVTEWKLEGVSHIRQLTTKPLVAIGAINLQNATSVIQAGANCLAVVSAICSASKPALAAEALRNQIEKALI, from the coding sequence ATGAATAGGCTTGAATTTCCGTATCGCTTGTATTTGGTGACCAACCAAGAAGCCTGCCTTGGCCGAGACTTAGTCAAAGTAACTGAAGAAGCCGTAAAAGGTGGTGTAGATTTGGTACAACTTCGTGAAAAAAATCTTGATGATAAGCAGTTTTTAGTAAAAGCTTTGCAACTGAAAGAAATGCTCAACCAGTACAATGTACCCTTGATTATCAATGATAACCTTTGGGTAGCCCAACAATGCTACGCCGAGGGGATTCATGTTGGTAATAATGATATGCCGCCTCATCAAATCAGGCATCGCTGGAACGACGTTGGTATTCTTGGGTATTCGATTGAATACGAAAAACAACTGGCTTTGCCCGATGCCGAGCTGTCAGACTACCTAGCTTTAAGTCCTGTGTTTGCTACCCCAACCAAGAACGATACCGTTACTGAATGGAAACTAGAAGGAGTGAGCCATATCAGACAATTAACTACTAAACCGTTGGTGGCTATTGGGGCTATCAATCTTCAAAATGCCACTAGTGTAATACAAGCGGGGGCCAACTGCCTTGCGGTAGTATCGGCTATTTGTTCGGCAAGCAAGCCTGCATTAGCTGCCGAAGCACTCAGAAATCAGATAGAAAAAGCATTGATATGA
- the thiM gene encoding hydroxyethylthiazole kinase, whose translation MKEQIWTQIEAVRQQSPLVHSITNYVVMNNTANALLAVGASPIMAHAHPEMADMVSIAGALVINIGTLDEYWVKSMMLAIEQANVSGKPWVLDPVGAGATLYRDEVLQQILVQKPSIIRGNASEILALANKNTTQTKGVDSTNASTDAVLAAKQLNEEFGSVVCISGAIDIIVGQGKIIKLSNGHPLMAKVTGMGCTATALTGAFVAVNPQGQFWASVSAMALMGVAGQIAANLAKGPASLQLHFLDTLYQLTQQDFLQYIQVDEYE comes from the coding sequence ATGAAAGAGCAAATCTGGACTCAAATCGAAGCTGTTCGCCAGCAATCTCCTCTGGTACATAGTATTACCAATTATGTAGTGATGAATAATACCGCTAATGCCCTATTGGCAGTGGGGGCGTCGCCTATTATGGCACATGCTCATCCTGAGATGGCCGATATGGTGAGTATAGCGGGGGCTTTGGTTATAAATATTGGTACACTAGATGAATACTGGGTAAAAAGCATGATGCTGGCCATTGAGCAGGCCAATGTATCAGGAAAACCTTGGGTTTTAGACCCCGTAGGGGCTGGAGCTACGTTGTACCGCGACGAGGTTTTGCAACAGATTCTTGTTCAAAAACCAAGTATTATACGTGGAAATGCCTCCGAGATTTTGGCCTTAGCCAACAAAAATACTACCCAAACCAAAGGCGTAGATAGCACCAATGCCAGTACCGACGCTGTATTGGCTGCCAAGCAACTCAACGAAGAGTTTGGTAGTGTGGTCTGTATTTCGGGTGCAATTGATATTATTGTAGGGCAAGGCAAAATCATCAAGCTGTCAAACGGGCATCCACTAATGGCCAAAGTAACAGGAATGGGCTGTACTGCTACAGCATTAACAGGAGCGTTTGTGGCTGTAAATCCCCAAGGCCAATTTTGGGCAAGTGTATCAGCAATGGCCTTGATGGGTGTGGCTGGCCAAATTGCCGCTAATCTTGCCAAAGGGCCGGCTAGTTTACAACTTCATTTTTTAGATACCTTGTATCAATTAACCCAACAAGACTTTTTACAGTATATCCAAGTAGACGAATATGAATAG
- a CDS encoding dihydrofolate reductase family protein: MLIPRKLIVFIATSLDGYIATHNDNLDFLSVVEKEGEDYGYQSFIETVDTVILGRKTYSKVMQLVDTFPHANKETYVITRQYLENRQNLTFYQGNVTELVQKLKSREGKHIYCDGGATIVNLLLQSKVVDELIISVIPILLGDGIRLFQGNIPTQGLELVDTKSYEKGLVQLHYRILNSSV; the protein is encoded by the coding sequence ATGCTTATTCCTCGTAAACTTATCGTTTTTATTGCTACCAGCCTCGATGGCTATATTGCCACCCACAACGACAACCTTGATTTCCTTTCGGTGGTTGAAAAAGAAGGAGAAGATTATGGCTATCAATCTTTTATCGAAACTGTTGATACGGTTATTTTGGGTCGAAAAACCTATAGTAAAGTGATGCAACTGGTAGATACTTTTCCACATGCCAACAAAGAGACGTATGTTATTACACGGCAATATCTTGAAAACAGACAAAACCTTACTTTTTATCAGGGAAATGTTACTGAACTAGTTCAAAAGCTAAAATCTCGGGAAGGAAAGCATATTTATTGCGATGGCGGTGCTACAATTGTTAACCTATTACTACAATCCAAAGTAGTTGATGAATTGATTATTTCGGTAATTCCTATATTACTGGGTGATGGTATTCGGCTTTTTCAGGGCAATATTCCTACTCAGGGCTTAGAATTGGTTGATACAAAGTCGTATGAAAAAGGTTTGGTTCAGCTCCATTATCGAATCCTAAATTCTTCTGTGTAA